The genomic region CCCCGGCCCGTTCCCGTTTCAGGGCGATCGTGGAAGCGAGATCGATTTCGTAGATGGTCACGTCGAGCCCGGGATGACGCAGGGCGAAGGTATCGTAGCCGGAACCGAGTATGACGTACTGGCCCACGCCATCATCGATCGCCGCCAGCAGGCTGTCTTCGGTAAAGCGGGCCCGGGTCAGCGGCTGGGTGGTGATCGGCATGAGCCTGCGCAGGACGATTTTCGAGACGAAGGCATCGCGCAGCCAGGATCCGAGGATCCGTTTCCACCGTTTACTCAGGAACTGGAACGCGAAGGAATCGTGGAAGATGTAGGGCGGCTTGTGCCGGAGGAGGTGCCGGGCGCGGCTTACCGCCACGAGTTCGGCGGTCCGGCTTCCGTGGGTCTGGACCTGGCCGGGGTGCTGATCAGCCATGATGGGTATCAGTCCGCCCGGTTCAGATTCCGAAGGCCTCGATGGCGCCTTCCAGCGTATCGTGGACGGCGAAAACGGTCGTCAGCTTGGTCATCTGCAGGAGGCTGCTGACGCTGCGCGTCACGCTCGCGAGCTTAAGATCGCCTCCGACCTTCTGCATGCGGGTATAGGCGCGAATGAGCAGTCCCAGGCCTGAACTGTCGATCCAGTACACTTTGCTCAGATCGAAGATGATCTTCCTGGAACCCTGGTCGGCCAGCCGGTTGATGCGTTCGCTCAGGGCGTCGGTATCCCTTCCCTCGGCCATGCGGCCGCTCAGTTCCAGTACCGTGACGTCCCCGTGTTTGATTTCTCTGACTTTCACGAATCTCTGCCTCTCTCAAGCGGAACCATCTACACAATGCGCTGGCGCTATCGCACGCGAGTCAAACGGCTTCAGGAATGATAAACCTAAGTGTGGCGGGGTACTGACGCTGATAGGGCGATCCGCAGATCTGGACCGGAAAGCCGACCTACCGCGGATGCGCTTCCTTCTGCCGGATGCCATCCCGGAGAATGAATCCGGACTTTGTCTTGCTGAAATTCGACTTGAATAATATACTGGCTTTGTTGATCTGTCAAGACGATTTTAAGGGTGTTTCCAATTAACAGGAAGCCTTAACAGGACGCCAACCGAAGCGCTTCACATGAAGTCTGACCAACGGCCGTACATCCTGCTGAATTACGCATTGAGCCTGGATGGAAAGTTATCCACGGAGCAACGCGATCCGGTCCGCTTCACGAGCAGAATCGACCGCGGTTTGATGGATGAGATCCGGGCGGACGCCGATGCCGTGCTCATCGGTGCCGGTACGCTCCGCGCGGAAGATCCGCCGGTCAGGATCAAGGCGGCCCGGCGAAGGGATGAACGCAGGCGCCTGGGCAAATCTCTCCATCCGGTCTCGGTGATCCTGTCCCGGTCCATGGATCTGCCCCGCACAGGAAGGTACTGGGAAGACGACCGGGTCGAACGGATCATCGCGACGACGCAACAGGCGACGGACGAGCAAGTCTTGCCGTTTGAGGATCTTGCTGAAGTGATCCGGGTGGGCCGGACCACCGTGGATCTCCACGCATTCTGCCGGATGCTGGCCGATCGCGGCATAGGCCGGTTACTCGTCGAAGGCGGAGGCGAGGTCAACATGGCCTTCTGGGAGGCCGGACTGGTGGACGAGGTGTACCTGACCCTCTGCCCCGTCGTAATCGGCGGAAGCACCGCGCCGACGGCCGCGGACGGCAAGGGCTTCACCAGCGTCGATTTCCGCAAGCTCAGGT from Gemmatimonadota bacterium harbors:
- a CDS encoding STAS domain-containing protein translates to MKVREIKHGDVTVLELSGRMAEGRDTDALSERINRLADQGSRKIIFDLSKVYWIDSSGLGLLIRAYTRMQKVGGDLKLASVTRSVSSLLQMTKLTTVFAVHDTLEGAIEAFGI
- a CDS encoding dihydrofolate reductase family protein, whose translation is MKSDQRPYILLNYALSLDGKLSTEQRDPVRFTSRIDRGLMDEIRADADAVLIGAGTLRAEDPPVRIKAARRRDERRRLGKSLHPVSVILSRSMDLPRTGRYWEDDRVERIIATTQQATDEQVLPFEDLAEVIRVGRTTVDLHAFCRMLADRGIGRLLVEGGGEVNMAFWEAGLVDEVYLTLCPVVIGGSTAPTAADGKGFTSVDFRKLRLIESRRVGQELFLRYRSVRSKQ